One region of Enterobacter ludwigii genomic DNA includes:
- the fabY gene encoding fatty acid biosynthesis protein FabY produces the protein MYHLRVPQTEEELEAYYQFRWEMLRKPLHQPKGSERDAWDAMAHHQMVMDEEGNLVAVGRLYINADNEASIRFMAVHPSVQDKGLGTLMAMTLESVARQEGVKRVTCSAREDAVEFFAKLGFVNQGEITTPQTTPIRHFLMIKPIATLDDILHRADWCGQLQQAWYQHIPLSEKMGVRIQQYTGQKFITTMPEIGNQNPHHTLFAGSLFSLATLTGWGLIWLMLRERHLGGTIILADAHIRYSAPISGKPSAVADLGSLGGDLDRLARGRKARVQMQVELFGDKTSGAVFEGTYIVLPAKPFGAYEEGGNEEE, from the coding sequence ATGTATCACCTTCGAGTACCGCAAACGGAAGAAGAGTTAGAAGCCTATTACCAGTTCCGCTGGGAAATGCTGCGCAAGCCATTACATCAGCCAAAAGGGTCTGAACGCGACGCCTGGGATGCGATGGCCCACCATCAGATGGTGATGGATGAAGAGGGCAACCTCGTCGCCGTTGGGCGTTTGTATATCAACGCCGATAACGAAGCGTCTATTCGCTTTATGGCGGTTCATCCCTCCGTGCAGGACAAAGGTCTGGGGACGCTGATGGCGATGACCCTGGAATCTGTCGCCCGTCAGGAAGGCGTTAAGCGCGTCACCTGTAGTGCCCGCGAAGATGCCGTGGAGTTCTTCGCGAAACTTGGTTTTGTTAATCAGGGGGAAATCACGACCCCGCAAACCACACCGATTCGTCACTTTTTGATGATTAAACCTATCGCCACGCTGGATGATATTTTGCATCGCGCCGACTGGTGCGGGCAGCTACAGCAAGCCTGGTATCAGCACATTCCGCTGAGTGAAAAAATGGGTGTCCGTATTCAGCAGTACACAGGACAAAAATTTATCACCACCATGCCGGAGATCGGCAATCAAAACCCACACCACACCCTGTTTGCCGGAAGTCTGTTCTCGCTGGCTACGCTGACGGGCTGGGGGCTTATCTGGCTGATGCTGCGTGAGCGCCATCTGGGGGGGACGATCATTCTTGCCGACGCCCATATCCGCTATAGCGCACCGATCAGCGGTAAACCGAGCGCCGTGGCCGATCTGGGTTCACTGGGGGGCGACCTCGATCGCCTGGCCCGAGGTCGCAAAGCCCGCGTACAAATGCAGGTTGAACTGTTTGGTGACAAAACATCTGGCGCGGTGTTTGAAGGCACCTATATTGTTCTTCCGGCGAAGCCATTCGGCGCGTATGAAGAGGGTGGGAACGAAGAGGAATAA
- the dtd gene encoding D-tyrosyl-tRNA(Tyr) deacylase encodes MIALIQRVTRASVTVEGEVTGEIGPGLLVLLGVEKDDDEQKANRLCERVLGYRIFSDAEGKMNLNVQQAGGSVLVVSQFTLAADTERGMRPSFSKGAAPDRAEELYEYFVERCRQQEMNTQTGRFAADMQVSLVNDGPVTFWLQV; translated from the coding sequence ATGATTGCATTGATACAGCGCGTAACCCGTGCCAGCGTCACCGTGGAGGGAGAGGTGACGGGTGAAATTGGCCCAGGACTTTTGGTGTTGTTAGGTGTCGAAAAGGATGATGACGAACAAAAAGCTAACCGCTTGTGCGAGCGCGTGCTGGGCTACCGTATTTTCAGCGATGCGGAAGGTAAGATGAACCTGAACGTCCAGCAGGCGGGCGGCAGCGTGCTGGTGGTTTCTCAGTTCACGCTGGCGGCGGATACCGAGCGCGGCATGCGCCCGAGTTTCTCTAAAGGTGCCGCGCCCGATCGTGCTGAAGAACTTTATGAGTATTTTGTTGAGCGCTGTCGCCAGCAGGAAATGAATACGCAAACCGGACGATTCGCTGCTGATATGCAGGTTTCGCTGGTGAACGATGGCCCCGTCACATTCTGGCTCCAGGTATGA
- a CDS encoding virulence factor BrkB family protein, translating into MLKTVHQKATHHTRPLRAWLKLLWHRIDEDNMTTLAGNLAYVSLLSLVPLVAVIFALFSAFPMFADVSLQLRHFVFANFIPATGDVIQNYIEQFVANSNKMTAVGACGLIVTALLLMYAIDNALNTIWRSKKARPKVYSFAVYWMILTLGPLLAGASLAISSYLLSLRWASDLNGVIDNVLRIFPLILSWLSFWLLYSVVPTTRVPNRDAVVGALVAALLFELGKKGFALYITMFPSYQLIYGVLAVIPILFVWVYWTWCIVLLGAEITVTLGVYRELKKAAAAEKQQEADQP; encoded by the coding sequence ATGCTAAAAACCGTTCATCAAAAAGCCACCCATCATACTCGTCCGCTGAGAGCCTGGCTAAAACTGCTCTGGCATCGCATTGATGAGGACAACATGACCACGCTGGCGGGTAATCTCGCGTACGTGTCGTTGCTCTCATTAGTGCCGCTGGTGGCGGTTATCTTTGCGCTTTTTTCCGCTTTTCCAATGTTTGCAGACGTTAGTCTGCAGCTTCGCCATTTTGTCTTCGCAAATTTTATTCCTGCAACCGGGGATGTCATCCAGAACTACATTGAGCAGTTCGTTGCTAACTCCAACAAGATGACGGCAGTGGGGGCATGCGGTCTTATCGTCACAGCGCTGCTGTTGATGTACGCCATTGATAACGCGCTGAACACCATCTGGCGGAGTAAAAAGGCACGACCGAAGGTGTACTCCTTTGCCGTTTACTGGATGATCCTGACGCTGGGTCCGTTGCTGGCCGGGGCGAGTCTGGCAATCAGCTCGTATCTTCTTTCATTACGCTGGGCGAGTGATTTAAACGGCGTTATTGATAATGTGCTTCGCATCTTCCCGCTGATCCTGTCTTGGCTCTCATTCTGGCTGCTCTATAGCGTCGTGCCGACCACGCGCGTGCCTAACCGTGATGCGGTCGTGGGGGCGCTAGTGGCGGCGTTGCTCTTTGAGCTCGGGAAGAAAGGGTTTGCCCTCTACATCACCATGTTTCCGTCCTATCAGCTGATTTACGGCGTGCTGGCGGTGATCCCGATTTTGTTTGTCTGGGTCTACTGGACCTGGTGTATCGTCTTGCTTGGTGCCGAAATAACTGTCACTCTCGGTGTCTATCGCGAACTCAAAAAAGCAGCAGCAGCTGAAAAACAACAAGAAGCAGACCAACCATGA
- the yihX gene encoding glucose-1-phosphatase yields the protein MLYIFDLGNVIVDIDFNRVLGAWSDFSRVPLATLKQSFVMSETFHQHERGEISDEEFAERFCHELDLPLSYEQFSHGWQAVFVAIRPEVTNIMHKLREQGHRVVVLSNTNRLHTTFWPEEYPEVKAAADKIYLSQEMGMRKPEARIYQAVLQAEGFTAADAVFFDDNADNIEGANQLGITSILVTGKETIPNYFAKQLC from the coding sequence ATGCTTTATATCTTTGACTTAGGAAATGTAATCGTCGATATCGATTTTAATCGGGTGCTGGGCGCATGGAGCGATTTTAGCCGTGTCCCACTGGCGACATTGAAGCAGAGTTTCGTGATGAGCGAGACCTTCCATCAACACGAACGCGGCGAAATCAGCGATGAAGAGTTCGCCGAACGTTTCTGCCATGAGCTGGATCTGCCGTTAAGCTACGAGCAGTTTTCTCACGGCTGGCAGGCGGTATTTGTGGCGATACGTCCGGAAGTTACGAACATCATGCACAAACTGCGAGAGCAAGGACATCGTGTGGTGGTGTTGTCAAATACCAACCGTCTGCACACCACATTCTGGCCTGAGGAGTACCCTGAAGTTAAGGCAGCGGCAGATAAGATTTATCTTTCGCAGGAAATGGGGATGCGTAAACCTGAGGCACGAATTTATCAGGCTGTTCTTCAGGCAGAAGGATTTACCGCGGCCGATGCGGTCTTTTTCGACGACAACGCCGATAATATAGAGGGAGCTAACCAGTTGGGTATTACGTCAATTCTGGTGACCGGAAAAGAGACGATACCAAACTACTTTGCGAAGCAGTTATGCTAA
- a CDS encoding HlyD family secretion protein, which produces MFRKEAIEYQSTRWEGKAVLLPGIPFAFIVLLSLFFIASISIFIAKGSYTRRVIVHGEITTFPGAVNISASMQGTVVKSFVSEGDRIKKGDALFLIHSGVSTQSGLVDENKKKEITLQINSINVMMANLISSKKRTLNALIIQKVHYQSSFNTSSELLVQAERELHQIEKNVNDYRSYQEKGLVTKDQMSSQNALLYQQQSNVSDLVARKSQDQVQVDMLNQQIQSQGADYDHQIYQLEQQKYELEKEKLNTEAEGNYVIEATADGLIDSINTTQGKMIGSGDVLARVQQNIHSPCYIETWVPDEVLPYLAIGQRVNVSYDAFPYEKFGQFRASISAISRVPASKPELLSKQTIAHEFYDDKKSWYKIMIKPDLQSVQVHGKQLSLSQGAKAQISLFLEKRRIYEWLLSPFYEMKMSVTDAGNE; this is translated from the coding sequence ATGTTTCGCAAGGAAGCTATTGAATATCAGAGTACCCGATGGGAAGGAAAGGCCGTACTTCTCCCAGGGATCCCTTTTGCTTTTATCGTATTGCTCAGCCTGTTTTTTATTGCCTCTATTTCTATTTTTATTGCCAAAGGTTCCTATACCCGGCGCGTCATTGTTCACGGTGAGATAACGACTTTCCCCGGTGCAGTGAATATCTCTGCATCAATGCAGGGTACGGTAGTGAAGAGTTTTGTTAGCGAAGGCGATCGTATAAAAAAAGGTGACGCACTCTTCCTCATTCATTCAGGTGTATCGACGCAATCAGGTCTGGTTGATGAGAACAAAAAAAAGGAGATCACGCTACAGATAAACAGTATCAATGTAATGATGGCAAATTTGATCTCTTCGAAAAAACGTACGCTTAACGCACTGATAATTCAGAAAGTACATTATCAGTCCAGTTTTAACACCTCATCTGAATTGCTTGTGCAGGCTGAGCGGGAACTGCATCAGATTGAGAAAAACGTTAACGATTACCGCAGTTATCAGGAAAAAGGTCTGGTCACGAAAGACCAGATGAGCAGCCAAAACGCACTACTCTATCAACAGCAGAGCAATGTTTCTGACCTGGTCGCCAGAAAATCACAGGACCAGGTTCAGGTAGATATGCTCAATCAGCAGATCCAGTCCCAGGGAGCTGATTATGACCACCAGATTTATCAGCTTGAGCAACAAAAGTATGAGCTGGAAAAAGAAAAGTTAAACACAGAAGCAGAAGGAAATTATGTCATCGAGGCGACAGCCGATGGCTTAATCGACTCCATCAATACGACGCAAGGTAAGATGATCGGCTCCGGCGATGTACTCGCGCGTGTTCAGCAGAATATACATTCGCCATGCTATATCGAAACCTGGGTTCCGGATGAAGTTCTCCCCTATCTTGCGATTGGCCAGCGCGTTAATGTCAGTTACGACGCCTTTCCTTATGAGAAATTTGGTCAGTTCAGGGCATCAATATCAGCAATATCCAGGGTTCCGGCATCGAAACCTGAACTCCTGTCAAAGCAGACCATTGCACACGAATTCTATGACGATAAAAAATCCTGGTACAAAATCATGATCAAACCTGACCTACAGTCTGTGCAGGTTCATGGAAAGCAACTCTCACTGAGCCAGGGAGCAAAAGCGCAGATTTCTCTTTTCCTTGAAAAGAGACGTATCTACGAATGGTTATTATCGCCATTTTACGAAATGAAAATGAGCGTAACGGATGCGGGAAATGAATAA
- a CDS encoding peptidase domain-containing ABC transporter gives MREMNNFYTPETLMRKLDLRLFKRIPVVFQTEASECGLACLSMICSFYGKQVDLLQLRQQFNLSSRGVNLNAIKAIASELEMSSRALSVELQELRDVRKPCILHWDFNHFVVLIKVDKNSVVIHDPAFGRRVISMSELSRHFTGVVLEVWPGTAFSGQKKQKRLKTATLLKNINGLTASLTKIFFLSLVIELISLLLPVGTQLVTDNVIASGDYGLLNLICLGLFILILLRLAVSVIRSWTTLILGTLIDVQWSFSLFSHLIKLPTTYFERRKLGDIQSRFHSLDVIRATFTTGLTGSIIDTLMLMGLLIMMFLYNLQLSMIVVSFTAIYTFIRFATYRYYRQLSEEELIKEARLNSYFMETLYGIATIKIQGMTDLRINNWFNLFSDRVNTGIRLTRMDLFFGGVVSFIAACDQIVILWVSGKLMIDSHLTIGMFIAFNTFRSQFYDRINTLINFIIQLNIINLHNERVADIALQEATSLTATSPLRLPQGALTLETQDLAYRYDNHADPIFSKLNLTIHAGESIAITGVSGAGKSTLMKVLCGLFEPANGCVRINGIDIKQLGFEHYAERIACIMQEDKLFSGSIKENIAGFRPDIDEQWMVECTIASHIHNDILKLPMGYETLIGELGEGLSGGQKQRLYIARALYRKPGILFMDEATSHLDKTSESQVNQSIQAMNITRIIIAHRETTISSADRVFVINGEELP, from the coding sequence ATGCGGGAAATGAATAATTTTTATACCCCTGAGACGCTGATGCGCAAACTTGATTTGAGGTTATTTAAACGCATCCCGGTTGTATTTCAAACTGAAGCATCCGAATGTGGCCTGGCCTGTCTTTCAATGATATGCAGTTTTTATGGCAAGCAGGTTGACCTTCTACAACTCCGGCAACAATTCAATTTGTCATCGCGTGGGGTCAACCTCAATGCGATAAAAGCAATTGCCAGTGAACTGGAGATGTCGTCACGTGCATTGTCCGTGGAGCTTCAGGAATTACGTGATGTGCGTAAGCCCTGCATTTTGCACTGGGATTTTAACCATTTTGTCGTACTGATTAAGGTCGATAAGAACAGCGTGGTGATCCACGATCCTGCTTTTGGACGACGGGTAATTAGCATGTCCGAATTGTCCAGGCATTTTACCGGTGTCGTGCTTGAGGTATGGCCGGGAACGGCCTTCTCAGGTCAAAAGAAGCAAAAGAGGTTAAAAACTGCCACGTTATTAAAGAATATCAATGGTCTGACGGCATCACTGACAAAGATATTTTTCTTATCGCTGGTGATTGAGTTGATCAGCCTGCTGTTGCCAGTGGGTACACAATTAGTCACGGATAATGTCATTGCATCCGGAGATTACGGTTTACTCAATCTCATCTGTCTTGGGCTGTTCATTCTGATTCTGTTGCGTTTGGCGGTCAGTGTCATACGCTCCTGGACCACGCTGATACTGGGAACACTCATCGACGTCCAGTGGAGCTTTAGCCTCTTTTCGCACCTTATTAAGCTACCGACAACCTATTTTGAAAGGCGCAAACTAGGGGATATTCAGTCTCGTTTCCACTCACTTGATGTGATACGCGCCACATTTACCACCGGTTTAACTGGTAGCATTATTGATACGCTAATGCTCATGGGTTTGCTGATAATGATGTTTTTATACAACCTGCAACTCAGCATGATCGTGGTCTCTTTTACCGCAATATATACCTTCATTCGGTTTGCAACCTATCGATACTACCGCCAGTTATCCGAAGAAGAATTAATCAAGGAGGCACGTCTTAATTCTTATTTTATGGAAACCCTGTACGGTATTGCGACGATTAAGATTCAGGGGATGACTGACCTGAGAATCAATAATTGGTTTAACCTTTTTTCAGATAGGGTCAATACTGGTATTCGTTTGACGCGAATGGATCTTTTCTTTGGTGGCGTTGTATCTTTTATCGCCGCCTGCGACCAAATTGTTATCCTGTGGGTAAGCGGCAAACTGATGATTGATAGTCATTTAACCATCGGCATGTTTATCGCGTTTAACACCTTCAGGAGCCAGTTCTATGATCGAATAAATACCCTCATCAACTTTATCATTCAGCTGAACATCATCAACTTACATAATGAACGCGTTGCCGATATTGCGCTACAGGAAGCAACGTCTTTAACGGCCACCAGCCCGCTGCGTTTACCACAGGGAGCCTTAACGCTTGAAACCCAGGATCTGGCCTACCGTTATGATAACCATGCAGACCCCATCTTCAGTAAACTGAATCTGACCATTCATGCCGGAGAGAGTATTGCTATTACGGGCGTGTCGGGTGCCGGTAAAAGCACCCTAATGAAAGTGTTATGCGGATTATTCGAACCCGCGAACGGCTGTGTCCGAATTAATGGCATTGATATTAAGCAACTTGGTTTTGAGCATTATGCTGAACGCATTGCCTGTATTATGCAGGAAGATAAGCTGTTTTCGGGCTCAATCAAAGAAAACATCGCCGGTTTCCGGCCTGACATTGACGAGCAATGGATGGTGGAATGCACCATCGCCAGCCATATTCATAATGACATTTTAAAACTACCGATGGGTTATGAGACACTGATTGGTGAACTCGGGGAAGGGTTATCCGGTGGTCAAAAACAGCGGCTTTATATTGCCAGGGCATTATACCGCAAACCGGGTATTCTATTCATGGACGAGGCGACCAGCCACCTGGATAAAACCAGTGAGAGCCAGGTCAATCAGTCTATACAAGCGATGAATATTACCAGGATCATTATCGCACATCGCGAAACCACGATTTCATCGGCAGATCGGGTGTTCGTGATTAATGGAGAAGAGCTACCCTAA
- the typA gene encoding ribosome-dependent GTPase TypA, translating into MIENLRNIAIIAHVDHGKTTLVDKLLQQSGTFDARAETQERVMDSNDLEKERGITILAKNTAIKWNDYRINIVDTPGHADFGGEVERVMSMVDSVLLVVDAMDGPMPQTRFVTKKAFAHGLKPIVVINKVDRPGARPDWVVDQVFDLFVNLDATDEQLDFPIVYASALNGIAGLDHEDMAEDMTPLYQAIVDRVPAPNVDLDGTLQMQISQLDYNNYVGVIGIGRIKRGKVKPNQQVTIIDSEGKTRNGKVGKVLTHLGLERIESDIAEAGDIIAITGLGELNISDTICDPQNVEALPALSVDEPTVSMFFNVNTSPFCGKEGKFVTSRQILDRLNKELVHNVALRVEETEDADAFRVSGRGELHLSVLIENMRREGFEMAVSRPKVIFREIDGRKQEPFENVTLDVEEQHQGSVMQALGERKGDLKNMNPDGKGRVRLDYVIPSRGLIGFRSEFMTMTSGTGLLYSTFSHYDDVRPGEVGQRNNGVLISNGQGKAVAFALFGLQDRGKLFLGHGAEVYEGQIIGIHSRSNDLTVNCLTGKKLTNMRASGTDEATVLVPPIKMTLEQALEFIDDDELVEVTPQSIRIRKRHLTENDRKRAMRGAKED; encoded by the coding sequence GTGATCGAAAATTTGCGTAACATCGCCATCATCGCGCACGTTGACCATGGTAAAACTACCCTAGTTGACAAGCTGCTGCAGCAATCCGGTACGTTTGATGCGCGTGCCGAAACCCAAGAACGCGTGATGGACTCCAACGATTTGGAGAAAGAGCGTGGGATTACCATCCTCGCGAAAAACACCGCGATTAAATGGAATGACTACCGTATCAACATCGTTGATACCCCAGGGCACGCCGACTTCGGTGGTGAAGTTGAACGTGTAATGTCCATGGTAGACTCCGTTCTGCTGGTCGTTGACGCAATGGATGGCCCAATGCCACAGACGCGCTTCGTGACCAAAAAAGCATTTGCCCATGGTCTGAAGCCAATCGTTGTTATCAACAAAGTTGACCGTCCTGGCGCGCGTCCTGACTGGGTTGTTGACCAGGTATTTGACCTGTTCGTTAACCTCGACGCGACCGACGAGCAGCTGGACTTCCCTATCGTTTACGCTTCTGCGCTGAACGGTATTGCGGGTCTGGATCACGAAGACATGGCTGAAGACATGACCCCGCTGTACCAGGCGATTGTTGACCGTGTTCCTGCGCCAAACGTCGATCTCGACGGCACCCTGCAGATGCAGATCTCTCAGCTCGACTACAACAACTATGTTGGTGTAATCGGCATTGGTCGTATCAAGCGCGGTAAAGTGAAGCCTAACCAGCAGGTCACTATCATTGATAGCGAAGGCAAAACCCGTAACGGTAAAGTCGGTAAGGTACTGACTCACCTGGGTCTTGAGCGTATCGAGAGCGACATCGCTGAAGCGGGCGACATCATCGCTATCACCGGTCTGGGTGAACTGAACATCTCCGACACCATCTGCGACCCGCAGAACGTCGAAGCGCTGCCAGCCCTGTCCGTTGATGAACCAACCGTATCCATGTTCTTCAACGTCAACACCTCTCCGTTCTGCGGTAAAGAAGGTAAATTTGTTACCTCTCGTCAGATCCTTGACCGCCTGAACAAAGAGCTGGTGCACAACGTTGCGCTGCGCGTTGAAGAAACCGAAGACGCTGATGCATTCCGCGTTTCAGGTCGTGGTGAGCTGCACCTGTCTGTTCTGATCGAAAACATGCGTCGTGAAGGTTTCGAAATGGCGGTTTCCCGTCCGAAAGTTATCTTCCGCGAAATCGATGGCCGTAAACAAGAGCCGTTCGAAAACGTGACGCTGGACGTTGAAGAGCAGCACCAGGGTTCTGTGATGCAGGCTCTGGGTGAGCGTAAAGGCGACCTGAAAAACATGAATCCAGATGGCAAAGGCCGCGTACGTCTTGACTACGTGATCCCAAGCCGTGGTCTGATCGGCTTCCGTTCAGAATTCATGACCATGACTTCCGGTACTGGTCTGCTGTACTCCACCTTCAGCCACTACGACGATGTTCGTCCGGGTGAAGTTGGCCAGCGTAACAACGGCGTGCTGATCTCCAACGGTCAGGGTAAAGCGGTTGCGTTTGCGCTGTTCGGTCTGCAGGATCGCGGTAAGCTGTTCCTGGGTCACGGTGCTGAAGTTTATGAAGGCCAGATCATCGGTATTCACAGTCGTTCTAACGACCTGACTGTAAACTGCCTGACCGGTAAGAAACTGACCAACATGCGTGCGTCCGGTACTGACGAAGCAACGGTTCTGGTTCCACCGATCAAGATGACTCTGGAGCAAGCTCTGGAATTCATCGATGACGACGAACTGGTAGAAGTGACTCCACAGTCAATTCGTATCCGTAAACGTCACCTGACCGAGAACGATCGTAAACGTGCTATGCGCGGTGCGAAAGAAGACTAA
- the glnA gene encoding glutamate--ammonia ligase — protein MSAEHVLTMLNEHEVKFVDLRFTDTKGKEQHVTIPAHQVNAEFFEEGKMFDGSSIGGWKGINESDMVLMPDATTAVIDPFFEEPTLIIRCDILEPGTLQGYDRDPRSIAKRAEEYLRSTGIADTVLFGPEPEFFLFDDIRFGASISGSHVAIDDIEGAWNSSTKYEGGNKGHRPGVKGGYFPVPPVDSAQDIRSTMCLVMEEMGLVVEAHHHEVATAGQNEVATRFNTMTKKADEIQIYKYVVHNVAHRFGKTATFMPKPMFGDNGSGMHCHMSLSKNGTNLFSGDKYAGLSEQALYYIGGVIKHAKAINALANPTTNSYKRLVPGYEAPVMLAYSARNRSASIRIPVVASPKARRIEVRFPDPAANPYLCFAALLMAGLDGIKNKIHPGEAMDKNLYDLPPEEAKEIPQVAGSLEEALQALDADREFLTAGGVFTDDAIDAYIALRTEENDRVRMTPHPVEFELYYSV, from the coding sequence ATGTCCGCTGAACACGTTTTGACGATGCTGAACGAACATGAAGTGAAGTTTGTTGATCTGCGCTTCACCGATACCAAAGGTAAAGAACAGCACGTCACAATTCCTGCTCATCAGGTAAACGCCGAATTCTTCGAAGAAGGCAAAATGTTTGACGGCTCCTCCATTGGTGGCTGGAAAGGCATTAACGAATCCGACATGGTTCTGATGCCAGATGCGACCACTGCGGTCATTGATCCGTTCTTCGAAGAACCAACCCTGATCATCCGTTGCGACATCCTCGAGCCAGGCACGCTGCAGGGCTACGACCGCGACCCACGTTCTATCGCAAAACGCGCTGAAGAGTACCTGCGTTCTACCGGCATCGCAGACACCGTTCTTTTCGGGCCAGAACCAGAATTCTTCCTGTTCGACGACATCCGTTTCGGTGCGTCTATTTCTGGTTCCCACGTTGCTATCGACGATATCGAAGGCGCATGGAACTCTTCCACCAAATACGAAGGTGGTAACAAAGGTCACCGTCCAGGCGTTAAAGGCGGTTACTTCCCGGTTCCTCCGGTCGACTCAGCACAGGACATTCGTTCCACCATGTGTCTGGTGATGGAAGAGATGGGCCTGGTAGTTGAAGCTCACCACCACGAAGTGGCGACTGCTGGTCAGAACGAAGTGGCTACCCGCTTCAACACCATGACCAAAAAAGCAGACGAAATTCAGATCTACAAATACGTTGTGCACAACGTTGCGCACCGTTTCGGTAAAACCGCTACCTTCATGCCAAAACCTATGTTTGGCGACAACGGTTCCGGTATGCACTGCCACATGTCTCTGTCCAAGAACGGTACCAACCTGTTCTCTGGTGACAAATATGCTGGTCTGTCTGAGCAGGCGCTGTATTACATCGGCGGCGTAATCAAACACGCTAAAGCGATCAACGCCCTGGCTAACCCAACCACTAACTCCTACAAGCGTCTGGTCCCGGGCTACGAAGCACCAGTAATGCTGGCCTACTCTGCGCGTAACCGTTCTGCTTCTATCCGTATCCCGGTTGTTGCTTCTCCTAAAGCGCGTCGTATCGAAGTGCGCTTCCCGGACCCAGCGGCTAACCCATACCTGTGCTTCGCAGCACTGCTGATGGCTGGTCTGGATGGTATCAAGAACAAGATCCACCCAGGCGAAGCAATGGACAAAAACCTGTACGACCTGCCGCCAGAAGAAGCGAAAGAGATCCCACAGGTTGCTGGTTCTCTGGAAGAAGCCCTGCAGGCGCTGGACGCAGACCGCGAGTTCCTGACTGCAGGTGGCGTATTCACTGACGACGCTATCGATGCTTACATCGCCCTGCGTACTGAAGAGAACGACCGCGTGCGTATGACTCCGCATCCGGTAGAGTTCGAGCTGTACTACAGCGTTTAA
- the glnL gene encoding nitrogen regulation protein NR(II), translating to MATGTLPDAGQILNSLINSILLVDDELAVHYANPAAQQLLAQSARKLFGTPLPELLSYFSLNIGLMQESLQAGQGFTDNEVTLVIDGRSHILSLTAQRLPEGLILLEMAPMDNQRRLSQEQLQHAQQIAARDLVRGLAHEIKNPLGGLRGAAQLLTKALPDPALAEYTNVIIEQADRLRNLVDRLLGPQQPGMHVSESIHKVAERVVKLVSMELPENVTLVRDYDPSLPELAHDPDQIEQVLLNIVRNALQALGPEGGEIILRTRTAFQLTLHGVRYRLAARIDVEDNGPGIPSHLQDTLFYPMVSGREGGTGLGLSIARSLIDQHSGKIEFNSWPGHTEFSVFLPIKK from the coding sequence ATGGCAACTGGCACGCTGCCCGATGCTGGGCAGATCCTCAATTCTTTGATTAACAGTATCTTGCTTGTCGACGACGAGCTGGCCGTACATTATGCCAACCCGGCGGCACAGCAGCTGCTCGCCCAAAGCGCACGTAAACTGTTTGGCACCCCGCTTCCGGAATTACTGAGTTATTTTTCGCTGAATATTGGCCTGATGCAGGAAAGTTTGCAGGCCGGTCAAGGATTCACGGATAACGAAGTCACGCTGGTTATCGACGGGCGCTCGCATATTCTGTCACTGACTGCCCAACGCCTTCCTGAAGGACTGATCCTGCTGGAAATGGCGCCAATGGATAATCAGCGCCGACTGAGCCAGGAGCAGCTTCAGCATGCCCAGCAAATTGCCGCCCGCGACCTGGTGCGAGGTCTGGCGCATGAAATCAAAAACCCGCTGGGTGGGTTACGCGGCGCAGCACAACTCCTGACAAAGGCGTTGCCCGACCCCGCGCTGGCGGAGTACACCAACGTCATCATCGAACAGGCAGACCGCCTGCGCAATCTGGTTGACCGTCTTCTCGGGCCACAGCAACCGGGTATGCACGTATCAGAAAGTATTCATAAAGTGGCTGAGCGGGTGGTGAAACTGGTTTCGATGGAATTACCAGAAAACGTCACGCTGGTGCGTGATTACGACCCAAGCCTGCCAGAACTGGCACATGACCCGGATCAGATTGAGCAGGTACTGTTGAATATCGTACGCAATGCCCTGCAGGCTCTGGGGCCTGAAGGGGGCGAGATTATTTTACGTACCCGCACCGCCTTCCAGCTCACGTTACACGGCGTACGCTATCGACTGGCCGCCCGAATCGACGTTGAGGATAACGGACCTGGTATTCCATCGCATCTACAGGACACCCTGTTCTACCCGATGGTAAGTGGTCGCGAAGGCGGAACCGGCCTGGGCTTATCCATTGCACGCAGTTTGATCGATCAACACTCTGGAAAAATTGAATTTAACAGTTGGCCGGGACACACCGAGTTTTCGGTTTTCCTGCCGATTAAAAAATAA